The window TTGCTATGAGATTTATGCTTCTCAAAAAACTGATTCTGGTTGGTCTGAACCAGAAGTTTTACCGTATCCTGTCAATTTAGGATGCGAAAAAGCTCCTAAAATCATGGCAGATAACAGAACTTTAATATTTGCTTCATTAAGGGAAGGTGGTATTGGAGGCTTTGATTTGTATCAGACCAGACTCAATGAAGATGGGGATTGGATTAAGCCAGTACCTCTGGAATATGTAAATACCACGGATGATGATTTATTTTCTTCCATCTCTGCTTCTGGAGATTTAATGTACTTCTCAAAGCGTAATGATATATATAGTGTTGAAATTCCTCAGGAATTTAGACAGTTTCAAAATGTCACCCTTCAAGGTGTTATTCGAGATGCTGACAGTAAAGAGGGTTTATCAGCATCAATCAGGATTACAGATGCCAATACATCTGAAATCATTACCAGTTTTGATAATAACCCATCAGATGGTTTTTATTCTATTGTATTATCTGCTGGAAGAGCCTATAATTTAGAAGTAAGGAAAGAGGACTACAGCAGCGCTCTTTATTATTATGATTTGAGAGATATAGAGAGTTATCAGGAATATGAGCAGAATATTGATTTATTCACTACTGCCCACCTTAATGTGAATATTTATGATATTGAGTTGTATGATCCCTTAAAGTCTACTATCACAGTTAAAAATACATCCGGTCGAACGGTAGATATTGTAGAATCAGATGGTCAAAACTGGAAAACTAGAGTAGACCTACCTATTGGTAATGCCTATACTGTGGAAGTAGAAAGTGAAAATTTTAAATCTAAAAGTTTTTCAATTGACTTGACGGGTTTGATTTTATACCGTGTTTATGAAGAGGATATTGAGTTAATCCCTGAGAAAATTGGAGTTCCTATTAATGTAAATGATTTATTGAGTGGAGGGTCTGTTTCATCTTCTACCTTGATAATTCGCAATAAGACAAGAAATGAAGAGATTGTGATTTCTGGAAATCAAACCATTAATTTGAGGGTGGGAGACCGTTATATGGTGGAGGCTTCAAGTGATAGAGGTTATGCCTTTAACTCTACTGAAATTGAGATTTCGAATCAAGGTAAATTGCAAACCATTGATGAAAGCACTGGTGAGATTAAAGAAGATAGTAAAGGAGTTGAATTAAAACTGCAACCTTTAGCTAAGGATGCTAACCTGACCTTAAAGGATATCTATTTTGAATCAAATTCATCAGATTTATTTGAAAGTAGTTTTGAAGAGCTAGATAGGGTTATAAAACTGATGAAATCTTATCCCACAATGAAAATTGAGATTGCTGCACACACCGATGATATTGGGGCGGCTGCTTATAATGTACGACTATCTAAACAACGGGCCAATAGTGTAATCAGTTATATCACGAGTAATGGCATTGAGGAAGATAGATTAATTTCACAGGGTTACGGAGAATCCAAGCCTGTGGTGCCTAACGATTCTGAGGAAAATAGAGCCAAGAATCGAAGAGTAGAATTAAAAATATTAGACATTCAATTGGCGCAAAATGATTAAGAACATGAAGAAGTTACTATTTATCATATCGTTATTCATCTTACTGCCTAAAATAAATTATGCTCAATTAGAGCTTGATTATGATGATGATATCAATCCTTATTTCTTAGGAGATAGCATAGATTTGGTATTTCCACTTTTATATGATTTTTTCAAAACTAATAATGAACATCCTGCAACTAATATTCAGTTAGCTTTAATATTTCAAGAACGCTACAAAAATGCTCATCCTATTTCGGATTATGAATCAGCTATTGCTAATGCAGAAAGAGCCAAACTATTATTTGGTCGATCTAGAGATTTGATTGATGATAGAGAAGTGAGAAGAAATGAATGGTATTATCCAAACTTTACTAATGAATTCAAAAGAAATGGGAAACCAGTGTTAGAATTTGAGGCGGTTCAATCTGTTTTTGAGCAAGGCTATAAAGAAGCTGATTCATTCTTAGTGCATATGCCACCTATTTATGATAATTTCATGAAGATGGTAGAGCAATATGATTTGGCAGCGAAAAACTTTGTCCGAATAAACGGGGACTACAATTCACTCAAGGATATTTATCTCCTTTTTGATGAAGATCTAAAAGCTCGATTTGATTTGGTGAAAAACAGTTATGATTCAACGCTGTACTATTTCAAAGCCTATAAAGATGCAGCTAGCAAATATCCTCCCTTTGAACTCGATCAGCAGTTGTCATTTAATCAAATTAAAACATACCGTTTAGACGGATTGGTGATCCAAACAGACTTTTTGGTGAACAATATTAAATTGTGGGATTATACTTCTTGGGTGAATGAGGTAAAAAATGTAATTGATACTGAGATTGATCAATTGAGAAAAGATATTACTCAAATTGAAGATAAGCTTGATGATAGTTTTGATCAGATGGAAAATTGGCAGCCAAATGATTCAATTGATATCGATCCTATAGAAAGGAAATCAATTTACAGGATTAGAAAGTATGATTTGAATTCACCAGTGGCTAATCTTTTCCAATATAAAGATGATAAGCTGGATTTGATTAATGAACAAAAGAGTTTAGCAGTCTACGATACTGCTGAAGAGATATCTTTGCAAGTTAAATTATACACCATAAATCGAGTTTTTCAGCAGACTATCCAATTGGAAAATGCTTTAGAAAGTTACAATGAGCAAATTGCCTTGAGTGATCTTAATAAAAACAAAGACTTCTACCAACAATATTATGGAGGAGTTGAGGGGTTTAAAGAATATTTTAAATCTGAATCTGGTGAATTATTAAAGATAAGGGGAGAAACTGCTAATAGATTGAAAACTCAAATTGTGGAGCAGTTTGAAAAACCCTTTGCTCAGGAAATCCCAACCTTTAGAAGGCTGAAATTTGAATGGCAAAATCCAGAAAATGAATATG is drawn from Marivirga arenosa and contains these coding sequences:
- a CDS encoding OmpA family protein; translated protein: MNYYNKIFLIIALVFSASIAYSQSKKDSIEQVLDSIYPKTIVAEISSDEFTEYAPSISANGRIMIFESNQNGLWNLYLTRFEEGKWIDEVPIDSVNMAADSNDVISGPNFSYDGNRIYFHASFDGGFGAEDIYFSERVGDNWTEPENMGPEINSSSFDGFPTISTDGKTLYFTRNSKNIPEGINEFCYEIYASQKTDSGWSEPEVLPYPVNLGCEKAPKIMADNRTLIFASLREGGIGGFDLYQTRLNEDGDWIKPVPLEYVNTTDDDLFSSISASGDLMYFSKRNDIYSVEIPQEFRQFQNVTLQGVIRDADSKEGLSASIRITDANTSEIITSFDNNPSDGFYSIVLSAGRAYNLEVRKEDYSSALYYYDLRDIESYQEYEQNIDLFTTAHLNVNIYDIELYDPLKSTITVKNTSGRTVDIVESDGQNWKTRVDLPIGNAYTVEVESENFKSKSFSIDLTGLILYRVYEEDIELIPEKIGVPINVNDLLSGGSVSSSTLIIRNKTRNEEIVISGNQTINLRVGDRYMVEASSDRGYAFNSTEIEISNQGKLQTIDESTGEIKEDSKGVELKLQPLAKDANLTLKDIYFESNSSDLFESSFEELDRVIKLMKSYPTMKIEIAAHTDDIGAAAYNVRLSKQRANSVISYITSNGIEEDRLISQGYGESKPVVPNDSEENRAKNRRVELKILDIQLAQND